In one Brienomyrus brachyistius isolate T26 chromosome 7, BBRACH_0.4, whole genome shotgun sequence genomic region, the following are encoded:
- the LOC125746741 gene encoding endoplasmic reticulum metallopeptidase 1, translating to MENDSTVRRIKAGGTQQNASRANKGFQEQSGNNGCDDTKRKPDFGLYLLSEGILVVLIATFIALVWGLVHLSVQQLVIGKSTGGFSATKARGHLDHITSLGPRPVGSLENEVQTVNYLLGQIERIRAETAPGHHLITVDVQRPTGSFSIDFLGGFTSYYDKITNIAVKLEPKSGAKHFMLANCHFDTVANSPGASDDAVSCAVMLEVLRCLANLSTPLQHGVVFLFNGAEENVLQASHGFITQHPWASLIRAFINLEAAGVGGKEVVFQTGPENPWLVQAYVRAARHPFASVVGQEVFQSGIIPSDTDFRIYRDFGNIPGIDLAFIENGYIYHTKYDTPDRILTDSIQRAGDNILAVLKHLVMSEKLADSSEYRHGNMVFFDLLGVFMVAYPARVGTIINYMTAVVALFYLGKRCSLPSNGGGRYVRELAYATGVTIVSWFVTMLSVLIVALLVSLLGQSMFWYNHFYMSVILYGSAAVGKLILVHSLAKNLYYGSVRRLELGELFFDVNLLLWCCALVSLNQQGLCSAYVPLLMVAFPLAVKMMLTAEFRQRGASLKYSVLYLLGLALPYLHSAFLIWVVFEIFTPILGRSGTEIPPDVVLASLITLGSIFLFSYLLHLIYLAKSTKWILASLGSVFIVMLILVSCGMFFPYTANPASPRPKRVFVQHTTRTFHGLNGEVEGKDSGLWINSFDYTGMRYITPHVPEINDTVRIKCQEQLPFCGYPWFLPVKFLVKKNWYVPASDVSPKSPVVFQLVSKQETEWGTTKLSFEVKGPSHMSLYLKPHANTLLSSWSFGNGTPQFDLNGEYFIFYSHGLDAPAWNFWLEIQSTSPEHPSEAEEMILLAIASHYIFGEDHKTPELSDLLKRFPAWVFASSWVSTYDMYRF from the exons ATGGAGAATGATAGCACAGTAAGGAGAATAAAAGCTGGGGGCACGCAACAAAATGCGTCGAGAGCAAATAAGGGTTTTCAGGAGCAAAGTGGGAATAACGGGTGCGATGACACGAAAAGAAAACCCGATTTCGGGTTGTACCTGCTGAGCGAGGGGATTCTGGTTGTCTTAATTGCTACATTCATTGCTTTGGTATGGGGACTGGTGCATTTATCCGTGCAGCAGCTCGTCATAGGGAAATCTACCGGTGGGTTCAGTGCAACCAAGGCAAG GGGGCACCTAGACCACATCACCAGTTTGGGTCCGAGGCCCGTGGGCAGCCTGGAGAATGAGGTACAGACGGTGAACTACCTTCTGGGTCAGATTGAGCGCATTCGGGCGGAGACGGCACCGGGTCACCACCTCATCACGGTGGACGTCCAGCGTCCCACCGGCTCCTTCAGCATCGATTTCCTGGGCGGCTTCACCAGCTACTATGACAAGATCACCAACATCGCCGTCAAACTGGAACCTAAAAGTGGAGCCAAACATTTCATGCTGGCCAACTGTCACTTTGATACTGTGGCCAACAGCCCAG GTGCGAGCGACGATGCGGTCAGCTGTGCGGTCATGCTGGAGGTGCTTCGCTGCCTGGCTAACCTGTCCACCCCCCTTCAGCATGGGGTGGTCTTCCTGTTTAATGGAGCGGAGGAGAACGTGCTTCAG GCCAGTCACGGCTTCATCACACAGCACCCCTGGGCATCGCTGATCAGGGCCTTCATCAACCTGGAGGCGGCGGGAGTCGGCGGGAAGGAGGTGGTCTTCCAGACAG GACCCGAAAACCCCTGGCTGGTGCAGGCCTATGTCCGTGCGGCCAGGCACCCCTTCGCCTCCGTGGTTGGCCAGGAGGTCTTTCAAAGCGGCATCATCCCGTCAGACACAGATTTTCGAATTTACCGCGACTTTGGGAATATTCCAG GTATCGACCTGGCCTTCATCGAAAATGGTTACATTTACCACACTAAGTACGATACCCCAGATAGGATTCTGACTGATTCCATACAGCGCGCCG GTGATAACATCCTCGCCGTACTGAAACACCTGGTCATGTCTGAGAAGCTGGCGGACTCGTCAGAGTATCGCCATGGCAACATGGTATTTTTTGACCTCCTGGGTGTGTTCATGGTGGCCTACCCAGCTCGCGTCGGCACCATAATCAACTACATGACAGCAGTGGTGGCCCTCTTCTATTTGGGGAAACGCTGCTCTCTGCCCAGCAATGGCG GTGGCCGATATGTCCGTGAGCTGGCATATGCCACTGGAGTGACCATCGTTAGCTGGTTTGTCACCATGCTTTCCGTGCTCATTGTGGCGCTGCTGGTGTCCCTGTTGGGCCAGTCCATGTTCTGGTACAACCATTTCTACATGTCGGTTATTCTCTACGGCTCTGCCGCCGTCGGAAAGCTCATTCTCGTCCACAGTCTGGCTAAGAACTTATATTATGGG AGCGTTCGGCGTCTGGAGCTCGGAGAGCTCTTCTTTGACGTTAACCTGCTGCTGTGGTGCTGTGCCCTGGTGTCCCTCAACCAGCAGGGCCTCTGCTCGGCCTACGTGCCGCTGCTCATGGTGGCCTTCCCGCTGGCCGTCAAAATGATGCTGACTGCGGAGTTCAGGCAGAGAG GAGCATCACTGAAGTACTCCGTGCTGTACCTGCTGGGCCTGGCACTGCCATACTTGCACAGCGCATTCCTCATCTGGGTAGTGTTTGAGATCTTCACCCCGATTCTGGGACGTAGTGGCACAGAAATACCCCCTGATGTAGTTCTGGCTTCTCTTATCACCCTCGGCTCCATTTTCCTGTTCTCGTATTTG CTGCATTTAATCTACCTGGCCAAGAGCACCAAGTGGATTTTGGCCTCCCTAGGAAGTGTCTTTATTGTCATGCTCATACTGGTTTCTTGcggcatgttcttcccatacaCGGCGAATCCGGCTAGTCCACGACCCAAAAGGGTCTTTGTCCAG CACACCACGCGCACTTTTCATGGACTCAACGGAGAGGTGGAGGGGAAGGACTCTGGCCTTTGGATTAACAGCTTCGACTACACTGGCATGCGCTACATCACGCCACATGTACCAGAGATCAACGACACGGTGCGCATAAAATGCCAGGAGCAGCTGCCCTTTTGCGGATACCCGTGGTTCCTGCCTGTAAAGTTCTTAGTCAA GAAAAATTGGTATGTCCCAGCTTCTGACGTGTCACCAAAATCACCCGTCGTGTTCCAATTGGTCTCCAAGCAAGAGACAGAATGGGGAACAACAAAATTGTCTTTTGAAGTTAAAG GACCCAGCCACATGTCCCTCTACCTCAAGCCTCATGCCAACACGCTCTTGTCCAGCTGGTCTTTCGGCAATGGCACCCCACAGTTTGACCTTAACGGAGAGTATTTTATCTTCTACTCCCACGGTCTTGATGCCCCAGCTTGGAACTTCTGGCTTGAAATACAG AGTACCTCCCCTGAACACCCCTCTGAGGCAGAAGAAATGATCTTGCTAGCAATTGCATCACACTACATTTTTGGGGAAGACCACAAAACGCCGGAGCTGAGTGATCTGCTTAAGAGGTTCCCTGCCTGGGTCTTCGCCTCGTCTTGGGTCAGCACGTACGACATGTACAGATTCTAA
- the mlana gene encoding melanoma antigen recognized by T-cells 1: MPRRGFDVHFESKGGGYYVQAEEAAGIAVLVVVFAALLVIGCWYYRRRSGYKMIQSSWSAPAWRSLARPSHYSEGGAAGGNKVALDEFTNFRQVIPNAPPAYEKISSGPSPPPYSP, from the exons ATGCCACGCAGAGGATTTGATGTCCATTTTGAGAGTAAAGGCGGAGGATACTATGTTCAAGCAGAGGA GGCAGCTGGAATAGCCGTGCTGGTCGTGGTCTTTGCAGCACTCCTCGTAATCGGATGCTGGTACTACAGGAGGAGGAGCGGATACAAAATGATTCAG AGTTCATGGAGCGCTCCGGCCTGGAGATCGCTTGCAAGGCCGAGCCATTACAGCGAGGGGGGTGCGGCTGGGGGGAATAAAGTTGCCCTCGATGAGTTCACCAACTTCCGTCAGGTG ATTCCCAATGCCCCCCCGGCATATGAGAAGATTTCTTCTGGTCCTTCACCCCCCCCTTACTCACCATGA